The genomic interval CCCTACTAACAGTAAAGAGACAGTGTCTTCATGACCCGGACCACTTGTGTCACCGAACCAACGCAGATGGGAAACTCGGCGATCCTTAGTTCCCAACCGTTACACATGTGCACTGAATGACTCATCAGCTACTCACAGCGGGATCGCCGTTGTAACCATGGAGTAGTTCCTACTGAGCAGTGGCGGTTCGCGTGTCAAGGGCTGAAGCAACCATCTGGATCACCTATCATTCTGGTAGCGATTTGGAGAACATGGGATGATCACATTCACGGGTTGATGCGGGGGAGCTGCGGCTAGCTCGTGTTGCAGCAGGCGAGGCCACTGTTTCTAAGCGTCTACATCATAACGACTGACTTgaatttctctcttcgtttaCCAAAACGATTTCATGAAAGTGTGAGTGACTTGTTTTGATTCTGTCATGTCTCACATGAAGGAATCAGTAGTCCACGCATCTATACGAAGGTACTGCTGCGCGACAGAGTCGGTTTTTAACGAACATGTCAATCGCGCCGAATTACATTACTTCACGATTTTGCAAAGGAACAACTGGTAGGGGAAGTGTATTCGCCCCTAGATTCGCTGAGGAAAggtctgtctccgtttcttgtTCCGTCACGCATGTGTCTTTTCTCACACTACAGCTGTTTGAAACGCGAAAGCTCCCTCTGGCCGTAGGCTGTATCGGTGGTCAAAAAGTCAGAGCATGCAACTCTCTAGGCAGCCCTCCAAGAAGATAAAAGAGAACCGGAAGGTTAGCAGAACCAAGAAATTGCAGTGCAGACAATTTTAAGTTTTCGACGCAAGTCGGGTTGGaggcaacgaagaaaaaTGGATCGTGTGTCTGAAGAGAATTGGTGTCATACATCGCGACTTCGTGGACGAGTAACTCGAAACTTCAagcttctgtgtctgcagctgcttgTCTAGATATGAGCTATTTGTAGCGTCGCGCCGCGAAGGCAGCCGAAACGAACACAGACTGTTTTAAAGTGCCAGAGCATCTTGATTTACGGCCTTTCTGACCCGCATTCGGTTTTGCTTCCAGGCTCAGCGACGCCATTGTGTGGGTAGCTGAGACGTTTCGAGAGTATTAGTGGGTTCCGTGTTTCCGAAGTCGCGCTACTCTTCTTCATAGCCAAATCTGCGTAGTAACGCTGATGTACGCGGTGGTTCTGTACGTCAAGCAGTTTATGAATGTTACTGCCCCCGAGACAGTCCAGAGAATTGAATGTTTTTCCTTACGGATTTACCTTCGTTAGGATACACTGTGCTACCAAGTTGTCGACATGGGCCTCATCCGTCGTGGTACCAACACGGTTTTCGTGGTGTGCGAGGGAAAACTTCTGGTCCCGAAATGGGTCTGGAACCACCGAACCGTACGGCAAAAATTATGAGTTTTCGTAAAGGCTGACGAGGGTCTCAAGCCTTGTCCATAGTGGCGACTCTGCTAGACGACAGAAGCCTCTTGACCCACCTCGGGGTGTCAGGCGCCTGCCGGAAGGGGTCCACAGTAATGTGGTTCCCTCAAGCGAGATTTCTCATTTTCTGAGGAGCATTGAAATCAGATTCCGATGCTGTGAACGCCTTTCTGCAGTGCAGAATCTCGCGCAGAAACCGATCGGCGTGACATGGACATTCTTTACTTTGTCGCCTACCGATTTACCTCGTTGCTCTCAGTTTTGTCCCCAGATTTTGAGGATATTAATGACGGCTCACGTTCACGCAGTTCGCGAAGCCCGTGGATGTTCCTGCGGGACAGGCGAGTGTTAGGCTGTTGAagccgtttcctctctcgcctttcgaTGTACAAGAAATGGAGAAGTCACATAGTCATAGCAAACCGGTAGTCGTGGTTAAGGATCCTTCTGAGTCTTGCTGTGTGTTCCGTTTGCAAGCGACAGGCGAGCTTGCCTCCGCCGTCCCGAGGTCTTGTGAACCTGGCTGCCCTCCAGATGGGTTTCCTTCGGAGCAGCAAAAGTTGACTACTGAGATATTGTCTGATTTTGCGACCATGTGCACCAGACACGGCAACACTCCTGTGCACCCAACCGTTAGAACTGCCTTCGCACCGGGAGATTTTACCCCGCGTGTGGATAAATGTGACCCAGTCACGGAAGCTATGGATGCAGAATATCTTTTAGAGTCAGAGAAGCAGGACACAGGCGATTCCGGCCCCTGTGCATGGCGTGTGGGTTCCTCTTGGGTCGCTGGTCAGGCGGACTCCCAGAGGAATTTGCGGGAAGAAGATGTGATTAAATTTGAAGGAACCCAGTACAGTTTGTCAGGCTGCGAGGATATGTCATGGAATCCGAATGCGTTGCATCCACAGCATTCGGTCGGCTCCTTCGACATTCCTGCCCGGGAGATGTCCGCCTTTGACGCTGGACAACATGGTAAACGTTTGTCAAAGAAAAAGCCTGCTGGTACTCCTGAGGGAGTTCTTGACCAGAGCGCGCGTGACGGTTTCAGCCGGGTACGTTTCTCCGAAGTTCTAGAGACGTGTCCGCTCTGTCTGGAATCAGCATGCAGCCCTGTGTCTGACACTGTTTTTCCTCCTGTCATCACAGAAGCACGGGGGATCGCGCCGTCCGAACAGCAAACAGCTGCTGAAGATAGGAAATTGTTCCGTCAGGCGGAACAGCCTCAGCAAGCGGATGGAAGAGGtgcgccgcttcttcgtgaCCTTTTCCAGGCCACACCAGGGTTTTTCACTGATGATCTTGGCAAACCCCTGCTGTGGGCAAATCAGGCTATCTGTCAAGTGCCTACAGCGCGTGAAACCAGTGTATGTCATTTGCAGATGACAGGAGCGCTCGTACAGGGACTGGCGACTCTGCATTCGCGCCACCAGCTGCCGAGAAAGCCCGACGGTTCGTATGAGattctcccttctcgcgggatggaagaagctgaagcgGAGACACGAATCGCCGAGACAGGCAAACACAGCGGGAATGAGAATCGACTCTGCGATGAAGTGGGCGCCATGGAATCAAGGCaccgaggcgaaggaggcccATGCTGTTGGCCGAGGTGCCCTGCTTGTGGGAGGGCGGCCGACGAACTGGGTTTCGTCAGAGACAAGCACTTCGCTCGCGTTTGTGGTCCCTGCCGTGCGGCACGCGTGCGTAACCTTCAAGAGAGATtgcggaagcagagagaggccaTTGAGGCTGTCCGAGGTCGGCTCCAGGCCGAGCTGGATCACGGTGTTTGGGCCGACGAGACAGTAGGAAACGACGGAAGGTTCGAAGGAGCGAATGCGCATCTTGGGGAATCTCAGGATCAAAGCGTGCCTTCGGAAGACGCTTTGTCCCTCTCTGAAACACGTGAGAGAGCGGAACGCAACGTCCCGACACAGGAAGAATGCACCCTGTCAAGAAGGGGAACGAAATCTTCCACTGAGAGTGAACACTCGTGCTTCGCAGAAAGTTCCGTTGGATCCTGTCCCGGAGAAGAGTTCGACGGGAAAGACGCTGTGTTGTCAAGCCGGAGAAGCAGCTTTCTGAGTGCGTACAGTCAGCTGAGTGTACGCAGCACTGTCAGTGACGGCTCGCCAATCGATGAGGCTGCAGCAGCTAGCTCCCTCCCTCGGCTGTCTTCACTCACCGACCGGGGGGCGGCGCCTCAGATTGGCAGCGGCGAGGAAGTACTGTCGACGGGACTTTCCAGGGACGGTTTGCATGGTCGAAGGCCCGGGACAACAGGAAATGGAGACAGTATACCTTCAGGACAGAACCCGAGCGAAGGGTTtgaggcagagacggaacGAGGCCAGCGTGAACAACTGAATGAAGTTAGAGATCTCAGGCAACGACAAGACGTGCGAGATACACGGTGGGGACTGGCCGCAGCAAGGAAAGCGACATACGGGCGCCAGAATGGcgacaagaggaaggaagaagctcGGTGTCACCGGACTGCGTCCGACCTgcgttcgcttctccggTCTGTCAGACAGCAGGTGTCTGAAGTGCGCAGCAGACGGTCGCTTCTCGAAGCCCACCTCCATCGGCAGCGCCTGAAtgttttgtctctgctgATCAGTTGGATGCAAAAGAGAATTTGTGACGGAGAGGATACCCCCTTCTTCACAGATGTCCAGGGAAACGCAGTTACGAGGGAGCTCAATGGTTTCGGCGCAGGGTGGTTCTGCGAGGGAAATGGAACTAGACTGCCTCTCCAAGACTTTCTCAACTTTTCCTGCTCCACGgtgaaagcagaaaacgatAGAGATGGTAGGTGGAGTtaccgcgatgaggtgtcTGTAATGTTCGACGACCTGGCCAATCTGGAACGCTTACAACCTTCTTCCGTAGTGCCATCTGGCCTCGAGTTTCCCCGCAGGCATTTTCTTGTTGACGGCTTTCGGGGTTCAGGTGCGGGCCCTTCTGCGTTCAGCGATGTCTCGGCGGAACTGCGCATCACGAAGGAAGCGCTGTATCAGGtgcgctctcttcgctgtcaaGAAGTCCTCGGCCTGTTTGCCTTTCAGCGGTCCGAGGGTATGGACACCTCAGCCTGTTGCACTTGCAGGCCAGCCACCGTGCCGGGTGGCGCTGCTTCAGCGGCTGCGAGAGTCGAAACAACCGACAAGGATGTACACACAGTGAGCGCTCCTATTTCGACCAACGATTTCTTgccgaggagagagcaagacgaAATCGATGAAGAACAACGAAAAGGGACGTGGACTCAGGTTTCGCCTCTGGACGGCGGCCTCTGGAAGCCAGaatcctttttctcgtctcgcaAGGAGGCGCTGCTTGATCTTCAAGCCTCGCTTAATCTCTTGGCCTACATTGTTGCTGCGTTGGCGTCTTACCTCGATGTTCTCTTACCGTTTCCCGTCTACATCCTtccctcttcatctcccctTGAACAGCAACCAAAGAGAAAAACCCGCCAGCAGCGAAATTCCTTTCAGCCTTCTCACCCTTCTTCCCGGATCGGCGTCTCTTTTCGGCAGAGCGGCTCCTCTCGGAGACTCAGTTTCCAACGCGAACCAGGTGTCGGCTCCGAAGGCGTAGAGCGGAACCTAGTTGCCTTCACGGCGACAGTGGCACCTCCGTCAGCGGGCGGCACATTGGAGACAGCAGTTCCCGCCATCTTCCAAGCGAGTCGCCTTAGAGttgagagaggcgacgaactgcatgcgcagataTCGGGTCCTCCACGGCAAGACGATGCGTGTCAGCGGCCTCTGACAACGTTGGGTGAATGGCAAGGGCGAGTAAGGGAAGAAGATTTTACAGGCGTTGAAACACTAGAACAAGACCCGTCGAACGCGTCGTCGCAGCCACCTTCTGGAGGTCAGAGTGAAGCAAAAGAGAGCTCTGTCCATGTGGcgtccccttctcttcttcctggcgCGAGCGTCTCGTCgctcgcgccttcttcttcggcagATGTCCTCTGTCTGAACAATGGGAGCGGAGGCATCACTCTGCcacacgcagaaaaaaaTTCTTCACTTCAAGATGCTGGCAGCCCGCGGGCTCTGCTTCGCAGGAGGGCAGCCACCGATTTGGCTGCGCGAAACGTCgcaagggaagaaggaataTCAGAGTGTTTCCCGTCACATTCAGGTTCCTGGAAGTACATGCATGGCGACGGAAATTCGCACGCACGACAGGAGGACAGCGCACGAAGAACAGATCGGCACGAAGAAAGGACTGCGGGTGAACACACATTCTCGGCTTCAcctgttctgtcttctcttttaaGGGTTTCGCCTTGGTCTTCCActtcctgttctttctctgggTCATGCGTtgtgtcttcctccttgcaccgagaaggcgagcaaATCCCAGCTCGAAGCGCAACTGAATTAGCTTCAACTTCTTCAGTGACGGAGAGCTCGGGGGTTCAAGAGGAGCCTCATGGcccttcgcgttttctcgcgtcttcttccgagAAAGTGTTTCAGCAAACAGGGTTTCAGGTGCGTGGGGAGCACAGCCCTGTGTC from Toxoplasma gondii ME49 chromosome VIIa, whole genome shotgun sequence carries:
- a CDS encoding hypothetical protein (encoded by transcript TGME49_206380), which codes for MEKSHSHSKPVVVVKDPSESCCVFRLQATGELASAVPRSCEPGCPPDGFPSEQQKLTTEILSDFATMCTRHGNTPVHPTVRTAFAPGDFTPRVDKCDPVTEAMDAEYLLESEKQDTGDSGPCAWRVGSSWVAGQADSQRNLREEDVIKFEGTQYSLSGCEDMSWNPNALHPQHSVGSFDIPAREMSAFDAGQHGKRLSKKKPAGTPEGVLDQSARDGFSRVRFSEVLETCPLCLESACSPVSDTVFPPVITEARGIAPSEQQTAAEDRKLFRQAEQPQQADGRGAPLLRDLFQATPGFFTDDLGKPLLWANQAICQVPTARETSVCHLQMTGALVQGLATLHSRHQLPRKPDGSYEILPSRGMEEAEAETRIAETGKHSGNENRLCDEVGAMESRHRGEGGPCCWPRCPACGRAADELGFVRDKHFARVCGPCRAARVRNLQERLRKQREAIEAVRGRLQAELDHGVWADETVGNDGRFEGANAHLGESQDQSVPSEDALSLSETRERAERNVPTQEECTLSRRGTKSSTESEHSCFAESSVGSCPGEEFDGKDAVLSSRRSSFLSAYSQLSVRSTVSDGSPIDEAAAASSLPRLSSLTDRGAAPQIGSGEEVLSTGLSRDGLHGRRPGTTGNGDSIPSGQNPSEGFEAETERGQREQLNEVRDLRQRQDVRDTRWGLAAARKATYGRQNGDKRKEEARCHRTASDLRSLLRSVRQQVSEVRSRRSLLEAHLHRQRLNVLSLLISWMQKRICDGEDTPFFTDVQGNAVTRELNGFGAGWFCEGNGTRLPLQDFLNFSCSTVKAENDRDGRWSYRDEVSVMFDDLANLERLQPSSVVPSGLEFPRRHFLVDGFRGSGAGPSAFSDVSAELRITKEALYQVRSLRCQEVLGLFAFQRSEGMDTSACCTCRPATVPGGAASAAARVETTDKDVHTVSAPISTNDFLPRREQDEIDEEQRKGTWTQVSPLDGGLWKPESFFSSRKEALLDLQASLNLLAYIVAALASYLDVLLPFPVYILPSSSPLEQQPKRKTRQQRNSFQPSHPSSRIGVSFRQSGSSRRLSFQREPGVGSEGVERNLVAFTATVAPPSAGGTLETAVPAIFQASRLRVERGDELHAQISGPPRQDDACQRPLTTLGEWQGRVREEDFTGVETLEQDPSNASSQPPSGGQSEAKESSVHVASPSLLPGASVSSLAPSSSADVLCLNNGSGGITLPHAEKNSSLQDAGSPRALLRRRAATDLAARNVAREEGISECFPSHSGSWKYMHGDGNSHARQEDSARRTDRHEERTAGEHTFSASPVLSSLLRVSPWSSTSCSFSGSCVVSSSLHREGEQIPARSATELASTSSVTESSGVQEEPHGPSRFLASSSEKVFQQTGFQVRGEHSPVSLLATRFSIPTCSRLLNVQTTPSDFRSSASRAFESLMTASGSLSVSTSAHARGTDGSQENTLWSVVDSLFPRAAERLWAAAARGGFSPRLQTQRPRLRGERQSSRTRSLAQIVADRLPAILHSVGPAAARFSPRRLAYGMPGEAVGADSTSEDRRTEESRAEVRTFDAHEAQGPSEEWERRKNSARSERGDSRVLAFHGEDAQLVSPGSRDEGKGVVGALQAEKERDRGNPHSSWSCSAKLKRNACSFSSPGGEVSGECEESSSGVRRSEESVRSGALSHRDARRDTEGERQALVERKCNKTLFGTRNVGLVYSGSPTTPEVASSRDRLDRSREKASLPLFSWSAATMAAAAAAARHQQSAHAARRKAAFRGDNRGLDRGFDGEARSGFQPLRGEERGKEGKPPRQQRARPGDRETHMRNWRRNLSKEDLAPVVGFKAGGFHALVIPTSTSRSSSLFSGERSETVNTQGCRESSAGVEQLPGNENDSSKDGDKGFGGNGDRRPQDTRLNFEDTKGAANMFICEWHHVHLKTRGSFSDRNAGTLYPRETATRAITPTAPDEAGEKETPVESYLVSAKQAPVPSLTVASGSRDCRLSGKERENNLEHGLDLRLSQRPVAKPENSSAEIIERDTRASLLERRAFRRGRELEEEREIFVSLSGASSAATTVEFAELRRCGGSTLGKEEGLKRRETRDSGGKGWIGTESGEDSRARESASGENDSLEKEFANSWRMEHCEDDEGEETDEDEASTEAAAVDFRVARAVIVHRGTGEAFRLSVVDGDVKPERLQTTLQLLNWDLLALHLGKEGVLPPAAIWSDTLALLAALMNSEAFSACGPFLSSFGSADLRVQGWPESSQRAPWSYRFLSGAATSLAPGGGVGAASWSRLSATMQSFPPLLLLSAAVWGRAAPPGPLPRQNEGNPLALSCEHPGAQRTSVVLLETGRAGGKSQAAEEQYERAAPGEMIAGLLAVSSLLDEHEEDGWMLIDDGPTERECTRGASAGRTVPTAVSVPPPTAERGGETLKIAMGKDKVSSGECLQSVGSPVLTMKKKGRERMQMKMKRPRRQNTRFRGESSCLS